One window of Nocardia sp. NBC_00508 genomic DNA carries:
- a CDS encoding alcohol dehydrogenase catalytic domain-containing protein translates to MRIRGAVLERIAAPAPFAASTPIAVCELDLREPGPGELLVRIEAAGLCHSDLSVVDGNRVRPVPMLLGHEAAGRVESVGPGDGDIAVGQRVVMTFLPRCGECAGCATDGRTPCVPGSIANNAGELLGGGRRLLREGAEVHHHLGVSAFATYAVVDRRSVVPVEDDVPPDVAAVLGCAVLTGGGALLNSAKPGIGDRIMVVGLGGVGMAAILVAVSLAAEGHEVIAVDTVPDKLALARDLGAHAAYTPAEVAELGIQAEVVVEAAGNIRAFETAVAATAPGGTTVTVGLPAPHARASISPLALVAQGRSIVGSYLGSAVPSRDIPEYIRMWRSGRLPVERLVSARVGLDDINRAMDELAAGHALRQVIVFD, encoded by the coding sequence ATGAGGATTCGTGGCGCGGTACTGGAGCGGATCGCGGCGCCGGCGCCGTTCGCCGCATCGACGCCGATCGCCGTATGCGAACTCGACCTGCGCGAACCGGGCCCCGGGGAGCTGCTGGTGCGGATCGAAGCGGCGGGACTGTGCCATTCCGACCTGTCCGTAGTCGACGGCAACCGGGTACGGCCGGTGCCGATGCTGCTCGGGCACGAGGCCGCGGGACGGGTCGAGTCGGTCGGCCCCGGCGACGGCGATATCGCGGTCGGGCAGCGCGTCGTGATGACCTTTCTGCCGCGTTGCGGCGAATGCGCGGGCTGCGCGACCGACGGCCGCACACCCTGCGTGCCCGGCAGTATCGCCAACAACGCGGGTGAATTGCTCGGGGGCGGGCGGCGGTTGCTCCGCGAGGGCGCCGAAGTGCACCACCACCTGGGCGTATCCGCCTTCGCCACGTATGCGGTGGTGGATCGCAGGTCGGTGGTGCCGGTCGAAGACGACGTGCCCCCTGACGTCGCGGCCGTGCTCGGCTGCGCGGTACTGACCGGCGGTGGCGCCCTCTTGAATTCGGCGAAGCCGGGCATCGGGGACCGGATCATGGTCGTCGGCCTCGGCGGTGTCGGCATGGCGGCGATCCTGGTCGCGGTGTCGCTCGCGGCGGAGGGCCACGAGGTAATCGCGGTCGACACCGTGCCCGACAAGCTTGCTCTCGCACGGGATTTGGGCGCGCACGCGGCGTATACCCCGGCCGAGGTCGCCGAGCTCGGCATACAGGCCGAAGTGGTGGTCGAGGCCGCGGGCAACATCCGCGCTTTCGAGACCGCGGTCGCCGCGACCGCGCCCGGCGGCACCACGGTGACCGTCGGACTGCCCGCTCCTCATGCCCGCGCGAGCATCTCGCCGCTGGCCTTGGTCGCACAGGGGCGTTCGATCGTCGGCAGCTACCTCGGTTCCGCCGTGCCTTCCCGGGACATTCCCGAGTACATCCGCATGTGGCGGTCGGGGCGTCTGCCGGTGGAACGGCTCGTCTCGGCGCGTGTCGGCCTCGACGACATCAACCGAGCCATGGACGAACTCGCCGCGGGCCACGCGCTGCGTCAGGTGATCGTCTTCGACTGA
- a CDS encoding MarR family winged helix-turn-helix transcriptional regulator, with translation MDEHDASTIAVETAMVRIRRRQTRGALSDGAIPVAVFRVLDAVADGAADTVGELAPTLGIDQPRASRLVAQAVSSGLLERVADQRDGRRAVLRLTSAGQDAVAAARTGRRKAMAAAMAGWTAAERADFARLLERFVDALDPPAE, from the coding sequence GTGGACGAGCACGACGCGAGCACCATTGCCGTAGAAACCGCGATGGTCCGGATCCGGCGCAGGCAGACGCGCGGCGCGCTGAGCGACGGCGCGATTCCGGTCGCCGTGTTCCGTGTGCTCGACGCCGTCGCCGATGGCGCCGCCGATACGGTCGGCGAACTCGCCCCCACTCTCGGTATCGACCAACCGCGCGCGAGTCGCCTTGTGGCCCAAGCGGTCTCGTCCGGATTGCTGGAACGGGTGGCCGATCAGCGCGACGGACGGCGGGCGGTCCTGCGCCTCACCTCCGCCGGACAGGACGCGGTGGCCGCCGCCAGGACCGGGCGTCGCAAAGCCATGGCCGCCGCCATGGCGGGCTGGACCGCCGCCGAGCGCGCCGACTTCGCGCGGCTGCTCGAACGATTCGTCGACGCGCTGGACCCGCCTGCCGAGTGA
- a CDS encoding flavodoxin family protein → MARLLIIHHTPSPHMQEMFEAVLSGATDPEIQGVEVVRRAALACTPVDMLQADGYLLGTTANLGYMSGALKHAFDVCYYPCLDSTRGRPYGLYIHGNQGTEGAERSVDGVTTGMGWVKAAAPVVVLGPPTKADLSRCWELGATVAAQLME, encoded by the coding sequence GTGGCCCGGTTGCTGATCATTCATCACACGCCGTCCCCGCATATGCAGGAGATGTTCGAGGCTGTGTTGTCGGGCGCGACCGACCCGGAGATCCAGGGCGTCGAGGTGGTTCGTCGCGCGGCGTTGGCCTGCACGCCGGTCGACATGCTCCAGGCTGACGGCTACCTGCTCGGAACGACGGCCAACTTGGGGTACATGTCCGGCGCGCTCAAGCACGCGTTCGACGTTTGCTATTACCCGTGCCTGGATTCGACGCGAGGCCGTCCCTACGGTCTGTACATTCACGGCAATCAGGGCACCGAGGGCGCCGAGCGCAGCGTCGATGGTGTCACCACGGGAATGGGTTGGGTGAAGGCCGCTGCCCCCGTGGTGGTGCTGGGGCCGCCGACGAAGGCCGATCTGTCGAGATGCTGGGAGCTGGGCGCGACGGTGGCGGCTCAGCTGATGGAGTGA
- a CDS encoding response regulator transcription factor yields the protein MGESQVTWAEGGESAPRRIGLVEDHESVAIGLAAMLAPETDLDLVLTAGTVPELLAAADGAPKVDLVVLDLRLADGSSPEDNVRALRGRGIEVLVFTGADNAFLVRSAARAGVLGVVRKSEDVPTVVAAVRRAASGEQVVTTDWAAAIDGDPQLSDVGLSPRQEEVLTLYASGEKASRVARLTGLSEQTVNDYLGRIRQKYADAGRPAPTKTDLYKRAVEDGWLPVPERHPRG from the coding sequence ATGGGAGAGAGTCAGGTGACGTGGGCCGAAGGAGGCGAGAGCGCGCCGCGAAGGATCGGATTGGTCGAAGACCACGAATCCGTCGCGATCGGTCTCGCCGCGATGCTTGCGCCGGAAACCGATCTCGATCTGGTGCTGACCGCGGGCACCGTGCCGGAACTGCTGGCCGCCGCCGACGGCGCGCCGAAAGTCGATCTGGTGGTGCTGGACCTGCGGCTGGCCGACGGGTCCTCGCCCGAGGACAACGTGCGCGCCCTGCGCGGCCGCGGCATCGAGGTCTTGGTCTTCACCGGCGCGGACAACGCCTTCCTGGTGCGCTCCGCGGCGCGTGCCGGTGTGCTCGGCGTGGTGCGTAAGTCCGAGGATGTGCCCACTGTCGTCGCAGCGGTGCGCCGTGCGGCCTCCGGCGAACAGGTGGTCACCACCGACTGGGCGGCCGCCATCGACGGCGACCCGCAGCTGTCCGACGTGGGTCTGAGCCCACGCCAGGAAGAAGTGCTCACGTTGTACGCGTCCGGTGAGAAGGCCTCCCGGGTCGCGCGGTTGACCGGTCTGTCCGAGCAGACGGTCAACGACTATCTCGGCCGGATCCGCCAGAAGTACGCCGACGCCGGTCGTCCGGCGCCGACCAAGACCGACCTGTACAAGCGGGCGGTGGAGGACGGCTGGCTCCCGGTGCCCGAGCGGCATCCACGCGGATGA
- the dapB gene encoding 4-hydroxy-tetrahydrodipicolinate reductase, with protein sequence MTIRVGVLGARGKVGQAICAAVTAADDLELVAAVDKNDSLDLLTTANTQVVVDFTHPDVVMGNLKFLVEHGIHAVVGTTGFDEARLAEVRGWLAGRPDVGVLIAPNFAIGAVLSMRFAEQAARFFESVEVIELHHPNKADAPSGTAYRTAGLIAAARDKAGLSSSPDATTTELEGARGADVDGVRVHSVRLAGLVAHQEVLFGTQGETLTIRHDSIDRSSFAPGVLLGVRDIANRPGLTVGLDPFLDL encoded by the coding sequence GTGACCATTCGGGTCGGAGTGCTCGGAGCGCGTGGCAAAGTCGGACAGGCGATCTGCGCGGCGGTGACGGCGGCGGACGATCTGGAGTTGGTGGCCGCCGTCGACAAGAACGATTCGCTCGACCTGCTCACCACGGCGAACACCCAGGTGGTCGTCGATTTCACCCACCCGGACGTGGTGATGGGGAACCTGAAGTTCCTGGTGGAGCACGGTATTCACGCGGTGGTCGGCACCACAGGGTTCGACGAGGCCCGCCTGGCGGAGGTGCGCGGCTGGCTGGCCGGACGTCCGGACGTCGGCGTGCTGATCGCGCCGAACTTCGCCATCGGCGCGGTCCTGTCGATGCGTTTCGCCGAGCAGGCCGCCCGGTTCTTCGAATCGGTCGAGGTCATCGAGTTGCACCATCCGAACAAGGCGGACGCGCCGTCCGGCACGGCCTACCGCACCGCGGGCCTGATCGCCGCGGCCAGAGACAAGGCGGGGTTGAGCAGCAGCCCCGACGCGACCACGACCGAGCTGGAAGGCGCGCGCGGCGCCGACGTGGACGGGGTGCGGGTGCACTCGGTGCGCCTGGCAGGTCTCGTCGCCCACCAGGAGGTGCTGTTCGGCACCCAGGGGGAGACCCTCACCATCCGGCACGACTCGATCGACCGCTCGTCCTTCGCTCCCGGTGTCCTGCTCGGTGTGCGCGACATCGCGAACCGTCCGGGTCTGACCGTCGGACTCGATCCGTTCCTGGACCTGTGA
- a CDS encoding IS110 family transposase, whose protein sequence is MAFAGWDWGSTTHDVTVIDDAGGKIERFPVPHTEDGIARALARLACYGGPGELPVAIETTRGLVVDRLLTAGHPVIPVHPNAFHAARPRWGAARAKNDPGDGFKLADYARTDGHRLPVLAPTLPQTLELQALTRQRGDHLGMRIAAVNQLAALLDTHWPGGRTIFASLHSPIALAFLDRYPSPQAAAGLTAARLEAFCRRHHYSGRRPGTELLARLREAPTSASRLGEPVIAQLVRAQTGLVRSIQTSIDALDAVIADALAAHPYARLLADLPRVGTLNLAQIIGEVGPILERANSFDQLAAETGIAPVTRSSGKIHTVAFRHATNQRARQALVTWIDNSRRASDWADQRYTAARARGQRHPHAIRTLGRAWLRIIWACWRTKTCYDPTKKQPTQQPIAA, encoded by the coding sequence GTGGCGTTCGCCGGCTGGGACTGGGGCAGCACCACTCACGACGTGACCGTGATCGACGATGCCGGTGGCAAGATCGAACGCTTCCCGGTGCCGCATACTGAAGACGGCATCGCTCGCGCGTTGGCACGGCTGGCCTGCTACGGCGGGCCCGGTGAGTTGCCGGTGGCAATCGAGACCACCCGCGGGCTGGTCGTGGACCGGCTGCTGACCGCCGGGCATCCGGTGATTCCGGTGCACCCCAACGCTTTTCATGCCGCTCGCCCCCGTTGGGGCGCCGCCCGCGCCAAGAACGATCCCGGCGATGGGTTCAAGCTGGCCGACTACGCCCGCACCGACGGCCACCGGCTGCCGGTACTGGCCCCGACCCTGCCGCAAACGCTCGAACTGCAGGCATTGACCCGTCAGCGCGGCGACCACCTGGGCATGCGCATCGCCGCGGTCAATCAACTCGCCGCGCTGCTGGACACGCACTGGCCCGGAGGCAGGACGATCTTCGCCAGCCTGCACTCGCCGATCGCGCTGGCGTTCCTGGACCGCTACCCGAGCCCGCAGGCCGCTGCTGGGCTCACCGCGGCCCGCCTCGAGGCGTTCTGCCGCCGCCACCACTACAGCGGCCGCCGTCCCGGCACCGAGCTGCTCGCCCGGCTGCGCGAGGCACCCACATCGGCCAGCAGGCTCGGCGAGCCGGTCATCGCGCAGCTGGTCCGCGCCCAGACCGGGCTCGTCCGCTCGATCCAAACCAGCATCGACGCACTCGACGCCGTGATCGCCGACGCTCTCGCCGCACACCCCTACGCCAGATTGCTGGCCGATCTGCCCCGCGTCGGCACACTGAACCTGGCCCAGATCATCGGCGAGGTCGGCCCAATCCTGGAGCGCGCCAACAGCTTCGATCAACTCGCCGCCGAAACCGGCATCGCCCCGGTCACCCGCTCCTCCGGCAAAATCCACACCGTCGCCTTCCGCCACGCCACCAACCAGCGAGCCAGACAAGCCTTGGTGACCTGGATCGACAACAGCCGCCGCGCCAGCGACTGGGCAGACCAGCGCTACACCGCCGCCCGCGCCCGCGGCCAACGACACCCCCACGCCATCCGCACCCTCGGCCGCGCCTGGCTGCGCATCATCTGGGCTTGCTGGCGCACCAAAACCTGCTACGACCCCACCAAAAAACAACCGACTCAACAACCGATCGCCGCATAG